TCTCCTCCAGGAGAATTTAAATCTATCATTAGTGTTCAAATGGCGATTAATGTGGCTCAAGGTAATACTTGGATGAATTTTGAAACTCAAAAAAATGCAGTTTTATATTGTGATAAGGAAAACAATGATCAAATAATCAAAGAGAGATTATTAGGTTTAATTAAAGGAGAAGAAGGAAGTTTAGAAATCCCTTTGTTTTTCTTAAGAAGGGAAGGAGACTTATTAGATAAAATCTTTTTCAAAAAATTACAAAATACAATCTCAAAAAATAATATAAAATTAGTTTTCTTTGATACTCTCCATAGGTTTGCTGATTATGATGAAAATCGGTCTGATGATATTAATAGATTTTATACAGAAGTACTTCAACCTTTAATAGAAAAATATGGTGTATCAATTATTTTTTTACATCATACTACTAAAGAAGGAAAATATAGGGGAAGTGGTGATTTTTTAGGAATGGTCGATACTGCATATAGTGTAAAAAGAAAAAAGAAAGGCAAGAAGAAAAGTAATATTTTTGAAATTATAAATGAAAAATCAAGAAGTGGAGAAATTGAAAATATTTTAGGAGATATAGAATTTATCTTAGATGATTCTGAAAATTTAGATATAATTAGAATTAATAGACTTGATGAAGTAAAACAAGAAAAAGAAGTTAAAACTAAATTTAAAGAACTTGTTCAGAAAATTGAAATAATAATTAAACCAGATGAATTACTTCAAAGAAAAGATTTTGAAGAAAGATTAGAATATGAAAAATTTGAGTATTCTTTAGGAACTTTAAAGAATGTTCTAAGTTGGATGAGTAGAAATGATATTTTAATTAAGGATAAAAGACATAGGTATAAACTTCCGATAGAGATTAGAAA
The genomic region above belongs to Candidatus Woesearchaeota archaeon and contains:
- a CDS encoding AAA family ATPase; the encoded protein is SPPGEFKSIISVQMAINVAQGNTWMNFETQKNAVLYCDKENNDQIIKERLLGLIKGEEGSLEIPLFFLRREGDLLDKIFFKKLQNTISKNNIKLVFFDTLHRFADYDENRSDDINRFYTEVLQPLIEKYGVSIIFLHHTTKEGKYRGSGDFLGMVDTAYSVKRKKKGKKKSNIFEIINEKSRSGEIENILGDIEFILDDSENLDIIRINRLDEVKQEKEVKTKFKELVQKIEIIIKPDELLQRKDFEERLEYEKFEYSLGTLKNVLSWMSRNDILIKDKRHRYKLPIEIRKEKGKFEVIDVT